In Thermodesulfobacteriota bacterium, the following proteins share a genomic window:
- a CDS encoding NADH-quinone oxidoreductase subunit NuoF, protein MARLTSLEDLERYRQEVLARRDPKKPCVTICSGTGCRAYKSEKVAHAFQAELEAKGLAGKVDVRRTGCHGFCERGPIVVMLPEETCYLKVKVEDVPELVAETLVGGKVVERLLYRTDAGEGVVHENDIPFYKHQTRLLFHDNLRIDPTNLDDYLAVGGYGALAKALGSMTPEQVVAEVKKSNLRGRGGAGFPAGVKWETTRNSPGDERYVLVNADEGDPGAYMDRSILEGNPHSVLEGFIIGGYAIGARTGYVYVRQEYPLAVENLIGALDDLHEAGLLGENILGTGFSFEILIYRGAGAFVSGESSALMSSIEGKVGEPRPKYIRTSVKGLFDKPSNLNNVETWANVPLIISRGAEWFAGIGTEGSKGTKVFSLVGKVNNTGLVEVPMGMSLRRIVFDIGGGIREGRAFKAVQTGGPSGGVIPESMLDLPVDFDELTKVGSMMGSGGMIVMDDNTCMPDVAKYFLEFLADESCGKCVPCREGVWQMLQILTRMVKGEGREGDVELLEDLSTTVQDASLCALGQSAPNPVLSSIHYFRDEYRAHVEEKRCPALVCKALTSYWVDPDKCIACGLCKKNCPVGAISGEKKQVHVVDQALCTKCDTCFQVCPPKTRAVTKLSGQPVPKPPEDLAVRAAKGKKG, encoded by the coding sequence ATGGCCCGACTGACATCCCTGGAAGATCTGGAGCGCTACCGCCAGGAGGTGCTGGCCAGGCGCGACCCCAAGAAGCCCTGCGTCACTATCTGTTCCGGCACCGGGTGCCGAGCTTACAAGAGCGAGAAGGTGGCCCACGCCTTCCAGGCCGAGCTCGAGGCCAAGGGCCTCGCCGGCAAGGTGGACGTGCGCCGCACCGGGTGCCACGGCTTTTGCGAGCGCGGCCCCATCGTGGTGATGCTCCCGGAAGAGACCTGCTACCTCAAGGTCAAGGTGGAGGACGTTCCCGAGCTCGTGGCCGAGACCCTGGTGGGGGGCAAGGTCGTGGAGCGGCTGCTCTACCGGACCGATGCCGGCGAGGGGGTCGTCCACGAAAACGACATCCCCTTCTACAAGCACCAGACCCGGCTCCTCTTCCACGACAACCTCAGGATCGACCCCACGAACCTCGACGACTACCTGGCCGTGGGGGGCTACGGGGCGCTCGCGAAGGCGCTGGGGTCCATGACCCCCGAGCAGGTGGTGGCCGAGGTCAAGAAGTCGAACCTCCGGGGCCGGGGAGGGGCGGGCTTTCCCGCGGGCGTCAAGTGGGAGACCACCCGCAATTCCCCCGGCGACGAGCGCTACGTGCTCGTGAACGCCGACGAGGGCGACCCCGGGGCCTACATGGATCGGTCCATCCTGGAGGGCAACCCCCACTCGGTGCTCGAGGGATTCATCATCGGCGGCTACGCCATCGGCGCCCGCACCGGCTACGTGTACGTGCGCCAGGAGTACCCCCTGGCGGTGGAAAACCTGATCGGGGCTCTGGACGACCTCCACGAAGCCGGGCTCCTGGGCGAGAACATCCTGGGCACCGGGTTCTCCTTCGAGATCCTCATCTACCGGGGTGCCGGAGCCTTCGTCTCCGGCGAGTCGAGCGCGCTGATGAGCTCCATCGAGGGCAAGGTGGGCGAACCCCGGCCCAAGTACATCCGCACCTCGGTCAAGGGCCTCTTCGACAAGCCCTCGAACCTCAACAACGTGGAAACCTGGGCCAACGTGCCCCTCATCATCAGCCGCGGCGCCGAGTGGTTCGCCGGCATCGGCACCGAGGGGAGCAAGGGCACCAAGGTCTTCTCGCTGGTGGGCAAGGTGAACAACACGGGCCTCGTCGAGGTGCCCATGGGGATGAGCCTGCGCCGCATCGTCTTCGACATCGGCGGCGGCATCCGCGAGGGGCGCGCGTTCAAGGCCGTGCAGACCGGCGGCCCCTCGGGGGGCGTGATCCCCGAGAGCATGCTCGACCTGCCCGTGGACTTCGACGAGCTCACCAAGGTGGGCTCGATGATGGGCTCGGGCGGCATGATCGTCATGGACGACAACACCTGCATGCCCGACGTGGCCAAGTACTTTCTCGAGTTCCTGGCCGACGAGTCCTGCGGCAAGTGCGTGCCCTGCCGCGAGGGCGTGTGGCAGATGCTCCAGATCCTCACCCGCATGGTGAAGGGCGAGGGCCGAGAGGGCGACGTGGAGCTCTTGGAGGACCTCTCCACCACCGTGCAGGACGCCTCCCTGTGCGCCCTGGGGCAGAGCGCCCCCAACCCGGTGCTCTCCTCCATCCATTACTTCCGCGACGAGTACCGCGCCCACGTGGAGGAGAAGCGCTGCCCCGCGCTCGTGTGCAAGGCCCTCACCAGCTACTGGGTCGACCCGGACAAGTGCATTGCCTGCGGCCTGTGCAAGAAGAATTGCCCCGTGGGCGCGATCTCCGGGGAGAAGAAGCAGGTGCACGTGGTCGACCAGG
- a CDS encoding NAD(P)H-dependent oxidoreductase subunit E, giving the protein MPVDHIIDRYDARREALVQILLDVQKELRWLPRNVLKRVSDRLGVTLREIYNVATFYKHFSLVPQGRHQMSVCVGTACHVRGAQKLLDRVSNVVGIQAGGTSKDERFSLHTVNCVGCCALGPVMTVDGEYLSNPTTEELEKVCETCE; this is encoded by the coding sequence ATGCCGGTCGACCACATCATCGACCGCTACGATGCCAGGCGCGAAGCGCTGGTGCAGATCCTCCTGGACGTGCAGAAGGAGCTGCGCTGGCTGCCCCGCAACGTCCTCAAGCGCGTCTCCGACCGCCTGGGGGTGACGCTGCGCGAAATCTACAACGTCGCCACCTTCTACAAGCACTTCAGCCTGGTCCCCCAGGGGCGCCACCAGATGTCGGTGTGCGTGGGCACCGCGTGCCACGTGCGCGGCGCCCAGAAGCTCCTGGACCGGGTCTCGAACGTGGTGGGCATCCAGGCGGGGGGCACCTCGAAGGACGAGAGGTTTTCGCTGCACACGGTCAACTGCGTGGGCTGCTGTGCCCTGGGACCCGTCATGACCGTGGACGGCGAGTACCTCTCGAACCCCACTACCGAGGAGCTGGAGAAGGTCTGCGAGACCTGCGAGTAG
- the sucD gene encoding succinate--CoA ligase subunit alpha, with protein MSILVNKDSRVICQGITGGNGKFHSEQCLKYGTKLVGGVTPGKGGTEILGVPVFDTVADAVKQTGADTSMIFVPAPFAADAILEAADAGIKVVVCITEGIPTLDMVKVKRALDPRKTRLVGPNCPGVITPEECKVGIMPGHIHKKGPVGVISRSGTLTYEAVDQLTKLGIGQTTCIGIGGDPIIGTNFIDALSLFKDDPATEGIVMIGEIGGSAEEEAAEYIKAHIRVPVVSFIAGQTAPKGKRMGHAGAIIAGGKGTAAEKMAALERCGVRVVKSPADIGAAMKSLL; from the coding sequence ATGAGCATCCTGGTCAACAAAGACTCCCGGGTGATCTGCCAGGGCATCACGGGGGGGAATGGGAAGTTCCACTCGGAGCAGTGCCTGAAGTACGGCACCAAGCTCGTGGGGGGCGTGACCCCCGGAAAGGGCGGGACCGAGATCCTGGGGGTGCCGGTCTTCGACACCGTGGCCGACGCCGTGAAACAGACCGGCGCCGATACCTCCATGATCTTCGTGCCCGCGCCCTTTGCGGCCGACGCCATCCTCGAGGCGGCGGATGCCGGCATCAAGGTCGTCGTCTGCATCACCGAGGGCATCCCGACGCTCGACATGGTCAAGGTCAAGCGGGCGCTCGACCCGAGGAAGACCCGGCTCGTGGGCCCCAACTGCCCCGGGGTGATCACCCCCGAGGAGTGCAAGGTGGGCATCATGCCCGGCCACATCCACAAGAAAGGCCCCGTGGGCGTGATCTCCCGCTCGGGCACGCTCACCTACGAGGCCGTGGACCAGCTCACCAAGCTCGGCATCGGCCAGACCACCTGCATCGGCATCGGCGGCGACCCGATCATCGGCACCAACTTCATCGACGCCCTCTCCCTCTTCAAGGACGACCCGGCCACCGAGGGCATCGTCATGATCGGCGAGATCGGCGGGAGCGCCGAGGAGGAGGCCGCCGAGTACATCAAGGCCCACATCAGGGTCCCGGTGGTCTCCTTCATCGCCGGCCAGACCGCCCCCAAGGGCAAGCGCATGGGCCACGCCGGCGCCATCATCGCCGGGGGCAAGGGCACCGCGGCCGAGAAGATGGCGGCGCTGGAGCGCTGCGGCGTCAGAGTCGTCAAGAGCCCCGCCGACATCGGGGCAGCGATGAAGTCGCTGTTGTAG